CTCCAACTCATTCCATTCTTAAACTCTTGCAGGGACAAGTGTCCGATTCATTGATACTCACACCATTTCGGCCATGGAAGCCGTCATTTAGAATGCAGTAACAAAACCATTTCCGGTGGAAGAGATATCTCATCGTCGTGCTGGATTGAGATGACATGCGGGTCCCGTTCATTATGGCACGGATATAGCACCGCAAGGGTCAGGCATGCATACCATCATAAGCCATTTATGAATTATATCGTGGCAGTCCGTATGCAGCGTGTGTGGCAGAGCGGTCGTTGATATTACCAGACTCTATTCCACTGAAACTGAGATATTATACTGGAATTTTAACATTATAGTGTGATAAAATAAAAGTGTAACACTTTAGGTTAAACTTTCTGTACTTTTTTTATAGTATAGGAGGATATTGCCATGTTATGTGGATGTATTGAATGCCATAGAGTTTGGTGTGGTATTGAGGAATTTAATTCATTAGATTTATCAGACTTAAATCTAGATACCTGTACGGACATTAGTCACGGGATTTGTCCAGAGTGTTTCCAACGCCACAAGGATAGGGTCCACCAACACCAGAAGAATAGCGGATACTCTGAATGTTACGATAGGAATGATAATTGCAACAATAATAACTGCTTGTTCAAACCAGCATGCGGTGATTCCGCCATCGACAATTGGAGGTCTAGTATTGTCTTACTAAATTCCAGTAATTTAGGCTTCGGTTAAGGAAAATGCGCTGTCTCATCCCATGGTTTTTTGATTACTAACCTTCTCTACATTTTGTCGATACTTCTTCAGAAATTTGTTCTTTTGTTGAACATCAGAAACCCAACATCTCTCTGAATGGACCTATCCATCCAGTCGCCTTAATATAATTATAAACCCAGTCCCAATCTTGATTTAGTCGAAATGTCAATTTTCGACAAGATCGGGGAATATGTAAAATAAAGGGTCCAAATAGCGCATTAGCCTGGAATTCCAGCCTCGGTGCGCACAACATGAAAAAACAGGATGGCAGCCCAAATAATAAGAGAAAAACCGTCCGTTTAATTTGAGGTTAAGCAATGACATAGTCCTTTTTTGTAGATCACGTTGGATATAAACAACAGCTACAATTTATGATAAATTGAATTTTATGTAAGTTTCCAAAATAGATACTACTTGTTGGACCAACGATACGGTTTTCATGAACCGCAATTCAGAGTTTTAGTAAAGTGCCTGAAAACATGAATGATTAATCGCGTCTCGGTGATTTAAAAACGAAAGCAGCTTAATTTGACTGAGGAGTCCGCCCCAACATCAGCCTTTAACGACAGGGGAAAATCGGACCCAATTATAAATGAATTAGAGAGAGGAATCAGTTCATGTCTCATTATCGAGAAGATTTTCAAGACATTCGAATAGAAAAGGCATTAACTCCGGTACCCAGTGAGGAAGTGGAAGGACGTTACTATTTGCCGATTCTTTTAAGTTCGATTCCCCCCGAGGAGTGGATGAAGGAGTTTTGCGATTTTTACGACAGTTGTGAAAAGTATGTAGGGGAAAGAATTTTACAATATCACGATATGCCTTTCAGTATGGTCCCTCCCTCAGGCCAACTAACACGAAAACGTGACCTCTCATGTAAGCTATTTAAAGGTGTACCAGATTCCAGGAAATATGATTTGGAACGATTTATATTTTTTCAATATTCCATACAGGGCCCGGGACCTCATCCCGATACTGAAGCAAATCTCAAGAATTCATGCGAAAAGGCCAACAATGAGTATCGTAAATTTGTTGCTGGGCAAGAAAAGATTCGTCAAAAAGAAAATGGACGACGGCAACTTGAGGATGATATGCAAAACGAAAAAGATTCTAAGGCCCAAGCACTAGTTAGAGACTGGTTCAAAAGCTAATCTCAGAAAATCAGCGATGGTCTTAACACTTTGGATAATTGAACGAGGCTTTTATAGGAGTCATAAAAAAATTGTTTGTTGAGGCGTTCCAGCGGGCAGTTTTAGAGTGGATAAATTTTCATACACAACGCCATTTACTGGGGTCCTTTTACACCATTGTTTCAAATGTAAAGATAAGAAACTTTGCCAAACGTCAATCAGATTTCTAAATTAATCTGAAATTATACAACCAAAGATTAGTAAATGATACCAAAGTATTATAGGATTTACATACGACATAATCTCCATTTATCTAATACTATTTATAAAAAAGCTTGACAACATATCGATAAATAACTATTTCCACTTTAGCGACAAACCAAACCTAATCCTTCCTTTGGCCCGTTTAACCAACGGGTCAAACTTTTTTTGGAGACTAAAAGAACATCCTTCCATTAATACCGAGATATTTTTGTTCACTCCAAGCCTTTGCTCCATCAATATATTTTACGTAAGGTCCAGCAGGGTCTCCATTCATATCCAGCATCTGTCCGGTTGTGTTGATGCCTCTCACATCCCCCTCTATATCAAATCCGAACCTGTGAGTTCTAAATCCAGTTATGATGTTGACGTGCCATCCAAAACCTGAGGAGTCAACTGTAGATTGCAGGTTGTAACCTCTGAGAAGATGTTCGTCATGATTTTTCCCAATGACATAAGAAGCGTCAGCCTGAATTTTTAATAAAAGAGGAGGTATTCTTAATCCGTTGGATATTTCTGGGAAATTGAATGACGCATCTAGGATACCGCCTCCATACAACTGTTTATAGTATTGGCTGAATTCTATATTAGGTCCTGGCAGGAACACCGACGAATGAGCATATGTCTTAGTCTCCTCGTCATAAATGGAATATTGATAAACATCGGTATTAGTAAACTTAAACTGGCTGTTGCGGTATCCAGCGACTCCCTTGAGGAATGCAAGACCCGGGACTTGCATATCGCAGCTTAAATCTACAATCCAGCATCTTGGAGTTGCCTCAGCTTCAGCAAATGTTGTCTTTTGATTGGGATTGTTAGGGTCTTGCCAATCACTATCCTGAGCCTTGGAATTCGATAAAACGCTTAATGTTCCTGACCATTCCATGTTTACTTCTAAACCCGTATACGTAGCAGTACCTCTAATTGCAAGAAATGTCTGGTCCCATGGATACTCCAGACGGCTTAAGGGGTCTTGAGGTCCCTGAAAATTTGGAAATTGCCAGGACGTAAAGCTATTAAAATATTTTCTAAGACCTACCATGAGGTTTAGATAAGTATTCCCTGTCGGTTGAGAGAAATTTACCGGGTTGTAAGGTTCAAAGAGCCCTTGTTGTGAATGAGCAAGGGGACTGAGACTCAAAATGAGGACACCCGCAAGGAACCCGGCCACCAAGAATCGAGCAGATTTCATCTTAATTCTCTTGGAGTAAGATATTATGAATTTAAAAGCGTTTGATGGTTCAGTTTATCATGGGAGAGCATTTGCGGGCAATTAACAAAAAGATACCGAGCCTAATTTTGATTGACTATATATGCTTGGTGATATATATTTAGTTCAATACTTAACTTGTATTGCTCCAGTCGACCTATTTTTGTAGGGCACACGGATGTTATGCGAGAATTAAGATTATAGAACGTGGAGCCCGTGCCGAGGATAACCTTCCTTCGAAACTTGTCGATATATCCCCGATCACCAAGACCCGTTATCCATCAACCCAAACGCACTCTCACTAAAATGTGTCAGGCGATTTTCCAAAAGGAGCTAGAGAATGAGTATTAACATTTATGTAGGCAACCTGTCCTTCGACGCGAACGAAAGCGAGCTTAAAGGGCTATTTGAAGAGTATGGCGCGGTGGATACCGTCAAGATCATCTCTGACCAGTTTACAGGGCGATCTAGGGGATTCGGTTTTGTCGAAATGCAAAACCGTGAAGAAGGTATGCGTGCTATCACAGAACTCGATTCCAAGGATTTCGGTGGTCGCGCTCTGAAATTAAATGAAGCGCGTCCTAAAACCAGCGGCGGCGGTGGCGGCGGCGGTGGCGGCCGTAGAGACAATAGGGGCGGTGGCTCACGCTGGTAGTACTGATTTTCTTGAACTAAATCAGTAAGACAATCACACAAGAGTTTGCTTCGGCAAGCTCTTGTGTTTTTTGGTATCACTATTGATCGAAGTTGTCCTCGTCGGTCGTCCCCTGGCCTTTTGTCTCCTTATTGACTGTTCCCATTTCTCGATCAAATTCAGCCCAGTACCTGCGATCACATTCTTGCTTGCAAGCGAAACATGCGGCCACCATACCGACGGCGTCACACCCACAACCGGCATAGCAAGCCTTTT
This portion of the Desulfomonilaceae bacterium genome encodes:
- a CDS encoding RNA-binding protein; protein product: MSINIYVGNLSFDANESELKGLFEEYGAVDTVKIISDQFTGRSRGFGFVEMQNREEGMRAITELDSKDFGGRALKLNEARPKTSGGGGGGGGGRRDNRGGGSRW